The Leptolyngbya ohadii IS1 genome has a segment encoding these proteins:
- a CDS encoding sensor histidine kinase, which translates to MVHPASERLQQNAERIMQLWEERAREEISASLHHDSLILQNSLPEYLNFLVTELSTTIDRTSARIDADKVESDRIGRKHGRERAGYADYSITQLIFEYHILRQVVFQVLEEEAPLTPRERDIIISSIEQAVNDAATQFSETLSEIQELFMVTLTHDLKNPLNVVRMGTQLVLRRFERGDTHFDVTARMIGALDRLDVMIQNLLDASRLRAGQSLNLTFVNCDLEQLIQEVIEDLNFAYEDRFVLLSDGAIETCCSRKELRRVIENIATNAVKYGAPHTPITLTLRHNATSIHITIHNEGQPISPEAQAILFQQFRRTKTAGEQKGWGLGLFLAKSLVEAHQGTIEVESAEDKGTSFIIKLPILSAETTQPQQN; encoded by the coding sequence ATGGTACATCCAGCGTCTGAGCGTCTTCAGCAGAATGCAGAGCGAATCATGCAATTGTGGGAGGAGCGGGCACGAGAAGAGATCAGTGCCTCCCTGCATCATGACTCACTGATCTTGCAAAACTCACTACCGGAGTACCTCAACTTTCTCGTCACTGAACTGTCAACCACCATCGATCGCACATCTGCCCGAATCGACGCTGATAAAGTGGAGAGCGATCGTATTGGCAGAAAGCATGGACGCGAACGCGCAGGGTATGCTGATTACTCGATTACTCAACTGATCTTTGAGTATCACATTCTCCGCCAAGTGGTCTTTCAGGTGCTAGAGGAAGAAGCGCCACTAACCCCACGGGAACGAGACATTATCATCAGTTCCATTGAGCAAGCTGTCAATGATGCGGCGACGCAATTCTCAGAAACGCTGAGCGAGATTCAAGAGTTGTTTATGGTAACACTCACCCACGATCTGAAGAATCCACTGAATGTCGTGAGGATGGGCACACAACTGGTTCTACGTCGATTTGAACGAGGGGATACTCATTTTGATGTCACCGCCCGAATGATCGGTGCGCTCGATCGCCTCGATGTGATGATTCAAAACTTGCTCGATGCAAGTCGGTTACGAGCGGGGCAAAGCTTGAATCTCACGTTCGTGAATTGCGATTTAGAGCAGCTAATTCAGGAAGTTATAGAGGATTTGAACTTCGCTTATGAAGACCGCTTCGTGCTGCTTTCCGATGGTGCAATTGAAACCTGTTGCAGCCGCAAAGAACTACGGCGGGTGATTGAAAACATTGCCACGAATGCGGTGAAATATGGTGCTCCACATACACCAATTACCCTCACACTTCGACATAATGCCACATCAATCCATATCACTATCCACAATGAAGGTCAGCCAATTTCCCCAGAAGCGCAAGCGATTCTCTTTCAACAATTTCGTCGGACTAAAACTGCTGGAGAGCAAAAGGGGTGGGGCTTAGGCTTATTCTTAGCGAAGAGCTTAGTTGAAGCGCATCAAGGAACCATAGAGGTTGAAAGTGCAGAAGATAAGGGGACAAGCTTCATCATCAAGTTGCCAATACTATCGGCTGAGACAACTCAGCCTCAGCAGAATTAG
- a CDS encoding Piwi domain-containing protein, with amino-acid sequence MVIYELSFRSTVPIQSIQFHLHQVDLLRAIEPRDLPSELGKLANQLRKVTGYEVVSGRRGTLLSSSLLQTCAAFRVIETETIDLTSPEHSFSLKQVINRSVVRYFESRNLKVNAYQREAFARRTVPISNDIEAQRYLKWDVRVDSENHTFLSLDYSSEYNDRLTVHDRGAATIPINQPLIHTYDGASCRFSGISDFTVSEPLESLGNISLVEYHRRKGIVSPSILNAIPAQTRAIWANYGSQGRDVIYPHIPQLLKKTFSRDDVDARRFNEQVWTIDQRFKEAIQIIAKLNEVGGLLVLEQAISFEDSPYRPQRQINFVELAKKKNYERNLDFGNNVIGSFPAQGLNRKQLLDKPAQIKAIVFHPEGESVKAWCQSFTQYIESFDIGVDLIDYRPYPLGNTLGIQRECRNLQEANLVLMCVPDKEGYRNNPIADPYPVLKRQFVQAMLPSQGIELSTIHSPFKPSTGNNLLLGVLGKLGHSPWQLRQMPGNAQAFVGLDVGRKDGRAVGAAAFVVNQLGRVIGWSAADFQAHRETFDSNSLRKVIFDLINLFEQHEQKQLEHLVIHRDGLLQDDEFSLFSELMSELHANGVKEVDVVEVLKSGYDRAGQYNERTEMWENPQRGWGWSLSDEEVALMTTGAKEIKGGTNFVPRPITIRRRMGNTTPGTLAAQVYWLSEMHIGSTQTIRLPITTYYADAAAEYALEGFLPTGIQIARRLPFL; translated from the coding sequence ATGGTAATCTACGAACTCAGCTTTCGCTCCACGGTTCCGATCCAAAGTATCCAATTTCACCTCCACCAAGTCGATCTTCTACGGGCGATCGAACCGAGAGATTTGCCCAGTGAATTAGGCAAATTGGCAAATCAATTGCGTAAAGTTACAGGTTATGAGGTTGTCTCTGGAAGGCGCGGAACCCTGCTCAGTTCGTCTCTATTGCAGACCTGTGCAGCTTTTCGGGTTATTGAAACAGAAACAATTGATCTCACCTCACCAGAACATAGCTTCTCATTAAAGCAAGTCATTAACCGTTCGGTCGTTCGGTATTTTGAAAGTCGGAACTTAAAGGTCAACGCCTACCAACGCGAAGCGTTTGCTAGGAGGACAGTGCCCATCTCGAATGACATTGAGGCACAACGATACCTGAAGTGGGATGTTCGCGTTGATAGTGAAAATCATACTTTCCTGTCCCTTGATTACAGCAGCGAATACAACGATCGCTTGACTGTTCATGATCGAGGTGCTGCAACAATTCCCATTAATCAGCCTTTAATTCATACCTATGACGGTGCAAGTTGCCGCTTTTCCGGTATTTCAGACTTCACTGTCTCTGAGCCACTAGAAAGTCTTGGCAACATCAGCCTCGTAGAATACCATCGACGAAAAGGGATAGTCTCGCCCAGTATCTTAAATGCAATCCCTGCACAGACTAGAGCAATTTGGGCTAACTATGGTTCTCAGGGTAGGGATGTAATTTATCCTCATATCCCTCAACTCCTTAAAAAAACATTCTCCAGGGACGATGTAGATGCGCGAAGATTCAATGAACAGGTCTGGACGATCGACCAAAGATTCAAAGAAGCCATTCAAATTATCGCAAAGCTAAACGAAGTTGGTGGTTTATTAGTTCTTGAACAGGCAATCTCCTTTGAGGATTCTCCTTACCGCCCGCAGCGGCAGATCAATTTTGTAGAGCTTGCTAAGAAAAAGAACTACGAACGGAATCTCGATTTTGGTAACAACGTAATAGGAAGCTTTCCTGCTCAAGGATTGAATCGCAAACAGCTTTTAGACAAGCCTGCTCAGATCAAAGCAATTGTTTTTCATCCTGAAGGGGAAAGCGTAAAAGCTTGGTGCCAAAGCTTTACTCAATATATTGAAAGCTTTGATATTGGTGTTGACCTGATAGATTATCGTCCGTATCCACTGGGAAATACTTTAGGAATTCAGAGGGAATGCCGCAATCTACAGGAGGCTAATTTAGTTTTAATGTGCGTTCCAGATAAGGAAGGCTATCGTAATAATCCCATTGCTGATCCTTACCCTGTTCTAAAACGTCAGTTCGTTCAGGCAATGTTGCCCTCTCAGGGAATTGAACTTAGTACAATCCATAGTCCTTTCAAACCCAGTACTGGGAACAACTTGCTGCTTGGAGTGCTTGGTAAATTAGGACATTCTCCCTGGCAACTGCGGCAGATGCCTGGTAATGCTCAGGCTTTTGTCGGGTTAGATGTAGGACGAAAAGACGGCAGAGCCGTTGGTGCAGCAGCTTTCGTTGTTAACCAGCTAGGGAGGGTGATTGGTTGGTCAGCAGCCGACTTTCAGGCTCATCGAGAAACTTTTGACTCCAATTCCCTGCGAAAAGTTATTTTCGATTTAATTAACCTGTTTGAACAACACGAACAAAAGCAGCTAGAACATCTGGTAATCCACCGCGACGGACTTCTCCAAGATGACGAGTTTAGCCTTTTCTCAGAATTGATGTCTGAGCTACACGCTAACGGAGTAAAAGAGGTTGATGTCGTCGAGGTGCTGAAATCGGGCTATGACCGAGCAGGGCAATATAACGAGAGAACCGAGATGTGGGAGAACCCCCAGCGGGGTTGGGGTTGGTCTCTCTCAGATGAAGAAGTTGCTCTCATGACCACCGGAGCTAAAGAGATTAAGGGTGGAACTAACTTTGTTCCTCGTCCCATTACGATCCGTCGTCGTATGGGAAACACGACTCCAGGTACTCTTGCTGCTCAGGTCTACTGGTTGAGCGAGATGCATATTGGATCGACCCAAACTATACGACTTCCTATTACAACCTATTATGCAGATGCTGCGGCTGAATATGCGTTAGAAGGATTCTTGCCAACAGGAATTCAGATTGCACGTAGACTTCCCTTTTTATAG
- a CDS encoding tyrosine-type recombinase/integrase, whose translation MKINRHDQAKILLVQEIAWLFDGKVELVSDLKLFQLLVLLGKMQGMEAGASLLPKAIASLSLLSYIEGLPTERDRALFGICLYTTARVNEACSLHTADVYGTDGRVRDRITFRRATTKGKQETRSVPVSPELRELLTGYRSDHPYLFPGRWGRGHICPESADAILWAAFKRLGIEGASTHSFRRTAITWMHNERVPIKHIQSISGHKSLSALQRYIDVTEKDKEMAIVTLSFRS comes from the coding sequence GTGAAAATCAACCGCCATGACCAAGCCAAGATCTTGTTAGTGCAGGAGATCGCTTGGTTGTTTGATGGCAAAGTGGAGTTGGTTTCAGATTTGAAGCTGTTTCAGTTGCTGGTCTTGCTTGGAAAGATGCAAGGGATGGAGGCGGGAGCTTCGCTGTTGCCAAAGGCAATCGCCTCCCTGTCGTTGCTCTCTTATATAGAAGGCTTGCCGACTGAGCGCGACCGGGCGTTGTTTGGGATCTGCCTCTACACGACTGCGCGGGTTAATGAGGCATGTTCGTTGCATACCGCTGATGTGTATGGGACAGATGGGCGGGTGCGCGATCGCATCACCTTTCGGCGAGCAACGACGAAGGGAAAGCAGGAAACGCGATCCGTTCCGGTGTCGCCGGAGTTGAGGGAATTGTTGACGGGGTATCGCAGCGATCACCCCTATTTGTTTCCAGGACGCTGGGGTAGAGGACACATCTGCCCGGAGTCTGCCGATGCCATTTTATGGGCAGCCTTTAAGCGGTTGGGGATTGAGGGAGCTAGCACTCACAGCTTCCGTCGCACAGCAATCACCTGGATGCACAATGAGCGCGTGCCGATCAAGCATATTCAGTCGATCTCTGGGCACAAGAGCCTGTCGGCGTTGCAGCGGTATATCGATGTGACTGAGAAGGATAAGGAAATGGCGATCGTAACCCTGAGCTTTCGATCGTAA
- a CDS encoding tyrosine-type recombinase/integrase encodes MPKVNRNGQAAVLTDDQLAELFETLDQPHRLLFQICYHTAARVGEAVQLQRSDIINGRILYRAKNTKTKKTRDVIISPPLAQLLLDANLPQQGCIFPGRNANEHMTTQAADLALRKACDYIGLKGVSTHSFRRSLLTKLHRAGYSLRTLQQITQHQDIGNLARYLDVEKEEADQALLSVWG; translated from the coding sequence ATGCCGAAGGTAAATCGCAATGGTCAGGCGGCAGTCTTAACCGATGATCAACTGGCTGAACTTTTCGAGACGCTCGACCAACCCCATCGGCTGCTGTTCCAAATTTGCTATCACACAGCGGCGCGGGTGGGGGAGGCGGTTCAGTTGCAGCGATCCGATATCATCAATGGACGTATCCTGTACCGGGCGAAGAATACGAAAACGAAAAAGACGCGCGACGTGATTATCTCGCCGCCGCTGGCGCAACTGCTGCTAGATGCTAACCTTCCTCAGCAGGGCTGCATTTTCCCCGGCAGAAACGCTAATGAGCACATGACAACTCAGGCAGCAGACTTGGCTCTGCGAAAAGCTTGTGATTACATTGGGCTGAAAGGGGTGTCAACGCATTCGTTTAGGCGATCGCTCCTCACCAAACTGCACCGAGCAGGATATTCTTTGCGAACGCTTCAGCAAATTACTCAGCATCAAGATATTGGTAATCTTGCTCGTTATTTGGACGTGGAGAAAGAGGAAGCTGATCAGGCATTGCTTTCAGTTTGGGGTTAG
- a CDS encoding PAS domain S-box protein: MTDHLRRSISSGNGLSQNMPQGMAEAPDPTTANGADSSDRQPDLALDSQALQILDSSDDCIKVLDLEGRILFMSRGGQLLLGIEDITPFLNTSWIEFWQGEDRQAAVEAIAQARAGEVCTFQGYCPTSGGEPKWWDSKVSPIRGINGQVERLLCISRDITERRQIEDDRKQAEERYQTIINQAVTGVACTDLDGNLTLVNQTYCDITGYSADELRQRRMQDMTHPEDLPRNVELFYRMRTEGTPFEIEKRYIRKDGSIVWVNNSVSVIRDRDGNPQSAVAIVLDITNRKRAEETLRESEEQQAFLLKFSDALRAEPDADAVANRALRMLSEQMHLDRCYIGVYRLADDRGDFTHQVGNDRVPPLPDGVRLSDFPEALKVAFARTLVIDDVAEMEGLSDTDRQNLGALGLRALVAATLREGENNPLWAIVAISASPRCWARGEVALLEEATERTWVAMERARTESALRASEAKYRSLFTSIDEGFNLLEMIPDESGHPTDFRIVETNPAWEQQTGLTDATGKTLLEIAPNFEQQWLEFYSDVVISGRGRRTEYYTASVDRWFTVYASRIGAEGSHQVAVVFNDITDRKQRELSTALLDEIGKELSVLSAPDEIMQMVGKRLYEFLELSGCYFVDVDEAKNEVTVHYGWGSEQLPSLMQTFKLEDYLSEDFIHTMRAGEVFLMRDTVQDERAEAKNYARLNVASFVTVPFLRNGRYIGHIAVTSEKPRDWQPQEIELLREIASRIFPRIERARVEAALCESEEKYRSLFESMDEGFCLIEVLFDEGGQAFDYRFLEANPAFEKHTGLVDAIGKTIRELAPQHEAHWFEIYGRIARTGVPERFENAAQVLGRFYDVYAFRTGEPHEHKVAVLFNDISERKRVEDERKQAEAAIAADLRDTQLLRELSARLATEENIQALYQEIMAAAIALTHADAGTVQILDETTQDLVMIATQSVDQKMAEHFHRVKASSNTSCGIALRSGVRSFTDFDVPASEDPDGSMRLHVEGGLLSAQSTPLISRSGKPIGMVSTHWQTRHRPSDRELRFLDLLARQAADLIEQRQDEALRKQLLEREQAAREEAERANRIKDEFLAVLSHELRSPLNPILGWSKLLQGGKLDETKTAQALATIERNAKLQSELIEDLLDVSRILQGKLSLNVAPVNLAATIRGAIETVRLAAEAKSIQFEATLAPDVGQIWGDSTRLQQVVWNLLSNAVKFTSPGGQVNIRLEHVDSFAQITVSDTGQGIAPEFLPYVFDYFRQADGATTRKFGGLGLGLAIVRHLVELHGGTVKADSLGERQGATFTIRLPLLHTPLPANQDGRSPQQSLDLSNIKILVVDDEPDTRDLVAFVLEQQGAQVTAATSAHEALLVLPQVKPDVLLSDIGMPEMDGYMLIQQVRALTPDQGGQIPAIAFTAYAGDTNQQQVMAAGFQKYISKPIEPEVLVQTIVHLIHPN; encoded by the coding sequence ATGACCGATCATCTCCGCCGCTCTATTTCCTCAGGGAATGGTTTATCTCAAAATATGCCTCAGGGTATGGCTGAAGCCCCCGACCCAACAACCGCAAACGGAGCAGATTCTTCAGATCGGCAGCCTGATTTAGCCCTAGACAGCCAGGCGCTGCAAATCCTCGACAGCAGCGATGACTGTATCAAAGTGTTGGATTTGGAGGGGCGAATCCTGTTTATGAGTCGGGGAGGGCAGTTATTGCTGGGCATTGAGGACATAACCCCCTTCCTCAACACCTCCTGGATAGAATTTTGGCAAGGAGAAGATCGGCAAGCGGCAGTTGAGGCGATCGCCCAAGCCAGAGCTGGTGAAGTTTGCACGTTTCAAGGCTATTGCCCGACATCTGGTGGTGAACCCAAGTGGTGGGATAGCAAAGTCAGCCCCATCCGGGGAATCAATGGGCAGGTTGAGCGGCTACTGTGCATCTCGCGTGACATCACAGAGCGCAGGCAAATTGAAGATGACCGCAAACAAGCAGAAGAGCGGTATCAAACCATTATTAATCAAGCTGTGACAGGCGTTGCCTGCACCGATCTCGATGGCAACCTGACGTTGGTGAATCAGACGTATTGCGATATCACGGGCTACTCAGCCGATGAACTGAGGCAGCGACGAATGCAGGACATGACCCATCCTGAAGACTTGCCGCGTAATGTTGAACTGTTTTATCGGATGCGGACTGAAGGTACACCATTTGAAATTGAGAAGCGCTATATCCGCAAGGATGGCTCGATCGTCTGGGTTAACAACAGTGTATCGGTGATCCGCGATCGCGATGGCAATCCTCAATCAGCAGTCGCGATCGTGTTAGATATTACCAATCGCAAACGCGCTGAGGAAACGTTGCGCGAAAGCGAGGAACAGCAGGCGTTTTTGCTCAAGTTCTCCGATGCGCTACGGGCAGAACCTGATGCAGATGCCGTCGCGAATCGTGCGCTCCGGATGCTCTCTGAGCAGATGCACCTCGATCGCTGTTACATCGGCGTTTATCGGCTCGCGGATGACCGTGGCGACTTCACCCATCAGGTGGGAAATGACCGAGTGCCGCCACTGCCCGACGGAGTTCGCCTGTCGGATTTTCCTGAAGCCCTTAAGGTTGCATTTGCTCGGACCCTGGTGATCGACGACGTCGCGGAGATGGAAGGATTGTCCGACACGGACAGGCAAAACCTCGGTGCCCTCGGACTGCGGGCGCTCGTCGCTGCGACCCTGCGCGAGGGTGAAAACAATCCGCTCTGGGCGATTGTTGCTATCTCGGCAAGCCCCCGGTGCTGGGCGCGGGGCGAGGTCGCCTTGCTTGAAGAAGCCACCGAACGAACCTGGGTGGCGATGGAACGTGCCCGCACCGAATCAGCGTTGCGCGCATCGGAAGCGAAGTATCGCTCGCTATTCACATCGATTGACGAAGGCTTTAACCTGCTGGAAATGATTCCTGATGAGTCAGGTCATCCCACTGACTTTCGGATTGTGGAAACGAATCCAGCCTGGGAGCAACAAACCGGCTTAACCGATGCCACCGGCAAGACGCTGTTGGAAATCGCTCCCAATTTTGAGCAGCAGTGGCTTGAGTTCTACAGTGATGTCGTGATTTCTGGCAGAGGGCGGCGGACCGAATATTACACCGCATCTGTTGACCGTTGGTTTACCGTCTATGCCTCCCGGATTGGCGCTGAAGGAAGCCATCAAGTTGCCGTGGTGTTCAACGACATCACTGATCGCAAACAGCGCGAATTGAGCACGGCTTTGCTCGACGAAATCGGCAAGGAGTTATCAGTGCTGTCCGCGCCGGACGAGATTATGCAAATGGTCGGCAAGCGCCTCTACGAATTTCTGGAACTTTCGGGCTGTTATTTTGTTGACGTTGACGAAGCCAAAAATGAAGTCACCGTGCATTACGGCTGGGGAAGCGAACAATTGCCGAGCCTGATGCAAACGTTCAAACTCGAAGATTATTTGAGCGAAGATTTCATCCACACGATGCGGGCGGGAGAAGTGTTTCTGATGCGTGACACGGTGCAGGATGAGCGTGCGGAAGCGAAAAATTACGCCCGTCTGAACGTCGCAAGTTTCGTAACCGTTCCTTTCTTACGCAACGGGCGATACATCGGGCACATCGCCGTCACCAGCGAAAAGCCACGCGATTGGCAGCCGCAGGAAATCGAGCTTTTGCGGGAAATTGCGAGCCGCATTTTCCCGCGCATCGAACGCGCCCGCGTCGAAGCAGCCCTGTGCGAATCGGAGGAGAAATATCGATCGCTGTTTGAGTCGATGGATGAAGGGTTTTGCCTGATCGAAGTTTTGTTTGATGAGGGTGGGCAAGCGTTTGATTACCGCTTCCTGGAAGCCAATCCAGCTTTTGAGAAACATACTGGACTGGTGGATGCAATTGGCAAAACTATCCGTGAATTAGCACCGCAGCACGAGGCACACTGGTTTGAGATTTACGGCAGAATTGCGCGAACAGGAGTGCCAGAGCGGTTTGAAAACGCGGCTCAGGTACTGGGGCGGTTTTACGATGTTTACGCCTTCCGAACGGGTGAACCGCACGAGCATAAAGTAGCAGTTCTCTTCAACGACATTAGCGAACGCAAGCGCGTCGAAGACGAACGCAAACAAGCCGAAGCGGCGATCGCAGCCGACCTGAGAGATACCCAACTGTTGCGCGAATTGAGCGCACGACTGGCTACCGAAGAGAACATTCAGGCACTCTATCAAGAGATTATGGCAGCCGCGATCGCCTTGACCCACGCCGATGCTGGAACGGTGCAAATTCTGGATGAAACGACGCAAGATTTGGTAATGATTGCCACCCAGAGCGTTGATCAGAAGATGGCTGAGCATTTCCATCGGGTCAAGGCTAGTTCTAATACGTCCTGCGGCATTGCTCTTAGGAGCGGCGTTCGCAGCTTTACTGATTTTGATGTCCCCGCAAGCGAAGACCCTGACGGATCGATGCGGCTCCACGTCGAAGGTGGGCTGCTCTCTGCCCAGTCCACCCCTCTGATCTCGCGATCGGGCAAGCCAATTGGGATGGTTTCTACCCACTGGCAAACTCGTCATCGACCCAGCGATCGCGAACTTCGGTTTCTTGATCTGCTGGCACGGCAAGCGGCTGACTTGATTGAGCAGCGGCAGGATGAAGCCCTACGGAAACAGCTTTTAGAACGCGAACAAGCTGCACGAGAAGAAGCCGAACGGGCTAACCGCATTAAAGACGAGTTTTTGGCGGTGCTATCCCATGAATTGCGATCGCCGCTCAATCCCATCCTCGGTTGGTCTAAACTGCTCCAAGGCGGCAAATTAGACGAAACAAAGACGGCACAAGCGTTAGCCACGATCGAACGCAATGCCAAACTGCAATCGGAATTAATTGAAGACCTGCTGGATGTATCGCGGATTCTACAGGGTAAATTGAGCCTCAATGTAGCCCCAGTGAATCTTGCCGCTACGATTAGAGGCGCGATAGAAACGGTACGACTGGCGGCAGAAGCCAAGTCCATTCAATTTGAAGCAACCCTTGCACCGGATGTCGGACAGATTTGGGGTGATTCCACTCGATTACAACAAGTCGTTTGGAATCTTCTCTCCAATGCTGTGAAGTTTACATCCCCAGGCGGACAGGTCAACATCCGACTGGAACACGTTGACTCGTTTGCTCAAATCACGGTGAGTGATACAGGGCAAGGGATTGCGCCTGAATTTCTGCCCTATGTATTTGACTACTTCCGCCAGGCAGATGGGGCAACTACTCGCAAATTTGGTGGACTGGGATTAGGGCTAGCGATTGTGCGGCATTTGGTTGAACTGCATGGAGGAACGGTGAAAGCCGACAGCTTAGGAGAGAGGCAAGGAGCAACCTTTACTATTCGGCTCCCACTCTTGCACACTCCACTACCGGCGAATCAGGATGGGCGATCGCCTCAACAGTCTCTCGACTTGAGTAACATCAAAATTCTAGTGGTGGATGATGAACCCGATACCCGAGACTTGGTGGCATTTGTTTTGGAGCAGCAAGGAGCACAGGTAACAGCCGCTACATCTGCCCACGAAGCACTGCTTGTTTTACCTCAAGTCAAGCCCGATGTGCTGCTGAGCGACATCGGGATGCCAGAGATGGATGGGTATATGTTGATCCAACAGGTGAGAGCGTTAACCCCTGATCAGGGAGGACAGATTCCAGCGATCGCCTTCACCGCCTATGCTGGAGATACCAATCAACAACAAGTGATGGCCGCAGGCTTTCAAAAGTACATCTCGAAACCCATTGAACCAGAGGTATTGGTTCAGACAATTGTTCACTTAATTCATCCGAATTAG
- a CDS encoding prealbumin-like fold domain-containing protein, with product MMPNEEVSIDIILQDKTGKKIDSATVVATTDIPGEHTFRDLPPGEYIVDRILPNGHIYIDENPSKHNLINEKSDLYVGIFFIGSSSSELGAVNEAGQSGQDDRSESPVPEPILIGVVLVTAAAIWSTDVAVFLGFAPSTAPFQSSQMAQIEYQRLNRSTSTTDRNVNRLPPDLEESLSKCLEEAVKSQSELLEKAKFLNLTLDPFGVTIDPAKVAQYLVNEARQNSGNLDQEQQDSSDPAVVLIRGLKEAIEDCNPGLIQKIIEAETREDVDSTIVNDSQTASPQTVKEPAALECCLCVDNIPLSATNCP from the coding sequence ATGATGCCAAATGAAGAAGTTTCAATTGATATCATTTTACAGGACAAAACGGGCAAGAAAATTGATTCTGCAACTGTTGTCGCCACTACTGATATCCCTGGAGAACATACATTTCGAGATTTGCCTCCAGGGGAGTACATTGTTGATCGCATCCTTCCCAATGGGCACATATACATTGATGAGAATCCTTCAAAACACAATTTGATTAATGAGAAGAGTGACCTTTATGTAGGAATCTTTTTCATAGGCTCCTCATCTTCTGAATTAGGGGCAGTCAATGAAGCAGGACAGTCTGGGCAAGATGATAGATCTGAATCCCCTGTCCCAGAACCAATTCTTATAGGTGTGGTTCTTGTAACAGCAGCAGCAATTTGGTCAACAGATGTAGCTGTTTTTTTAGGCTTTGCCCCATCTACTGCACCTTTTCAATCTTCCCAGATGGCACAAATTGAGTATCAGCGATTAAACCGTTCTACTAGCACAACTGATCGTAATGTAAACCGACTCCCTCCTGACTTAGAGGAGAGTTTAAGTAAGTGCCTTGAGGAAGCAGTCAAGTCACAGAGTGAGTTGCTTGAAAAGGCAAAATTTCTTAATTTAACTCTTGACCCGTTTGGGGTAACTATAGATCCGGCAAAAGTAGCACAATATTTAGTTAACGAAGCACGACAAAATTCAGGTAATTTAGATCAAGAACAGCAAGACTCCAGCGATCCAGCCGTAGTCCTAATCCGTGGCTTGAAAGAAGCAATTGAAGACTGCAACCCTGGATTGATTCAGAAAATTATCGAAGCAGAAACGAGGGAAGATGTAGATTCAACGATCGTCAACGATTCTCAAACAGCCAGTCCCCAAACAGTAAAAGAACCTGCTGCTTTGGAGTGTTGCCTTTGTGTTGATAACATACCCTTATCAGCAACAAATTGTCCCTGA
- a CDS encoding helix-turn-helix domain-containing protein — MPTLYPMPEISHPQLANLVRETRQRLELSQAKFATKLGVSFQSINRWENGRTKPLPIALKQIEYLLHQMGEAGQDLLVKYFSE, encoded by the coding sequence ATGCCAACACTGTACCCCATGCCTGAAATTAGCCATCCTCAGTTAGCCAATCTTGTACGGGAAACGCGGCAGCGTTTGGAACTCTCACAGGCAAAATTTGCTACGAAGTTAGGGGTTTCATTTCAAAGCATCAACCGTTGGGAGAATGGGCGGACAAAGCCTTTACCGATCGCACTGAAGCAGATTGAGTACCTATTGCATCAGATGGGCGAGGCGGGTCAGGATTTGCTGGTTAAGTACTTCTCAGAGTGA